The genomic stretch AGTGAAATgtctaatatttatactctaatacttctttattatataaataatgaaaaaaagtgaATTAAGGACCCTATACCTACCAAAAATTATTCCTCAGGAACTTCCAGTTCTCCGGCGTTAATATCGTCTATGAGATCATGAGGTGGCCTGCCTTCCACAGTGCATCCGACTGATTGACATGTGCCCAAGATCTCTTTGACAGTACCACTAAGTGTTCGTGACATTGATCTTGATCTCATAGCACGGGCAATGGTAACTATATCGTCAAATGATAAATTGCCACTGTGTTTAATATTCTTCTGTCTCTTGCGATCTCTGGGCGGCTCTTTCAGTGCTTTAATTATTAGAGAAGCTGCCGATGGTACAACTGAAATTGTAGCTTGTCTATTTTGAATGGTCAATTGAACTGTAATTTTCAAGCCTTTCCAATCACTGGTAGCCTTAGCGATGTCATCACCAACTTTTTTGGGAGACTAAaacgtgaaaataatttattagctaaattattgcataaacTAAGTTTTTTCTAAACTTACCAAACCAAGAGGACCAATTTTTGGAGCAAGAGACGAAGTGGCTCCTACTTCACCACCAACACATCGCAAATATACTGTACGAAAGATAAAATCGAGTTAACAGTTAGCACTTTTATATGGGTTATAAAggttataaatgttttaaccGTATGTatgcgcaaaatatttaaaaaaaatacctttCTTGATTTCATTTGGATCAAATTTGGGAGGCATGATTACAGTTTTTGTTgagaatttttatgcaaaatcgCGGATGAAATCCGATTATAATAAACCGCAAAACTATAGCACGCCTCCACGCGACAAGCTTCACACGAGAAAGGATGAAGAGGCAGGAAGCAACaggaaaaagaaacgaaaacgATGTAGCAAGAAAGACGGACAAATCTAGCACATGCGCAGAAACGCTGACAGTTGCCACATCATAAACCATAAAGCTTAAAAGAGTGGGCAGGAGTGACAGGTAATCCGAATTGATATTAGAGACCTCGCGCGgtgacaatataaaatttcaatttcagaGTATACGTACACACGATTACATTGCTCGCGTGAACGCATCgtgaagaaagataaaagaggATCAATAATCACGTTATGGCAGAGCTGTAGCAGCAAACTAacggatattttttatgaattttatatatgcgtatatatatatatgtacatatgtatataataatggtaATCATGGAAAaaggatgataaaaaataaattattcatacatacattgcaaaatatataaaaaaactatattttaaaaatattatataaaaatatttttttttaatttagttaacaattttttaaagatacttaTTGACTTATTTGTTTCACATATTCCTTATAATAACATGTTTgcatttgtatatatcttttataatgtccactctaattataacaaattatgatataatttatattacttatatattccTTCAGTGAAAtcaaagttattataaaacaaccAATATTAAGTATTACTGTTTTAAACACATGAAATATTGGACAAGAACCAATTTGTTCCTTCAGTTTTAGCAGCATATTATTTAGGATTGGTTAAGAAATACTGGTAATTCTTGGGATGAAACTTCTTCACATTCATAGTATTGCGCTGTTGCATCTAATGGTTTTATTGaactctcttttttaatctctgCAGGATTCGATTTCGATGTTGAAGCAAGAGATGTATGTTCTGTATGTTCTTTACAAATATCTGTGacactaaattttattaaatctgattTGACACTTGCAAGTAAATCAATTCCTGCAgtcttttgataatttaaagaattatcagCATTTGCATTGTCATCatccaatatattttcattaacagCTTTATTTGCATCATCACcagaatatattctattaatttctgaaattaGCTCTGCGGTTGATTCTATTATCACAGAGTTTGTAGATATATCCTCTGGAAGCATTTGATTCTCccctaataatttatttatagctgCGTCACTTATATCGATAGAAGCAGCTGGACCATAATCTGGCCTCTTTGGTCTTTCCTCTGTAGAATTAAAAAGCAATATGAATTTAGAATAAGTatacaaaacaattattatttcataattttgatacaACTTGgtggtattatataatttagtaaaaaaaatat from Cataglyphis hispanica isolate Lineage 1 chromosome 3, ULB_Chis1_1.0, whole genome shotgun sequence encodes the following:
- the LOC126859481 gene encoding 60S ribosomal protein L12, producing the protein MPPKFDPNEIKKVYLRCVGGEVGATSSLAPKIGPLGLSPKKVGDDIAKATSDWKGLKITVQLTIQNRQATISVVPSAASLIIKALKEPPRDRKRQKNIKHSGNLSFDDIVTIARAMRSRSMSRTLSGTVKEILGTCQSVGCTVEGRPPHDLIDDINAGELEVPEE
- the LOC126859479 gene encoding protein Tube; amino-acid sequence: MSSEVCLDMEIRKLRPGELYILSNILSISDSWKKLMAIVPKQGNVPKFSSDHISIIEQTTYRDKRNAAEVFLDEWSTMGRKRPTLRLLLELLTKAELFRAADYVACDILKQERPKRPDYGPAASIDISDAAINKLLGENQMLPEDISTNSVIIESTAELISEINRIYSGDDANKAVNENILDDDNANADNSLNYQKTAGIDLLASVKSDLIKFSVTDICKEHTEHTSLASTSKSNPAEIKKESSIKPLDATAQYYECEEVSSQELPVFLNQS